The following proteins come from a genomic window of Tenebrio molitor chromosome 9, icTenMoli1.1, whole genome shotgun sequence:
- the FoxK gene encoding forkhead box protein K1 isoform X3 has translation MMHVKCEMCQLRFPSTNIRLSFQSLVDENSEPPPKVREVSPVRMRDRSGGGVAPGGMAPLRINIPDSTDVYVSPFPSPTGTISAANSCPASPRGGHGRRNVSADLQMVAAYAAQVARRDEGTSSHHVQSGHSHSPDPYRNPTSNGNSIPPVVINDGYGAGSSNKDDSKPPYSYAQLIVQAIASAPDKQLTLSGIYSYITKNYPYYRTADKGWQNSIRHNLSLNRYFIKVPRSQEEPGKGSFWRIDPQSESKLIEQAFRRRRQRGVPCFRAPFGLSSRSAPASPSHISMSGLMTPECLSREGSPTPEHMLEVSQSAPGSPGNQTVAYAGSGSMIGHQQMSALVGATKARLLLPHRNDEQLTNANGQEHREEKYHIMGASVVEERSLSPATFSQQPVIVQTANYSPYSGGNNYSSNVGLDLKRHVEEQSMGSPSSPGDQDSLQEPDVKRSRHEQPQYDTE, from the exons ATGATGCACGTCAAATGTGAAat GTGCCAACTGCGTTTTCCTAGTACAAATATCCGACTGTCGTTTCAATCGTTGGTCGACGAGAACAGCGAGCCACCCCCCAAAGTGCGAGAGGTGTCCCCGGTGCGGATGCGGGACCGGTCCGGGGGCGGCGTGGCACCGGGAGGGATGGCGCCGCTCCGGATCAACATCCCGGACTCGACGGACGTGTACGTGAGCCCGTTCCCGTCGCCGACTGGCACCATAAGCGCGGCCAACAGTTGTCCGGCGAGTCCCAGAG GAGGTCACGGCAGAAGGAATGTGTCGGCGGACCTGCAGATGGTGGCGGCGTACGCCGCACAAGTGGCGCGGAGAGACGAAGGTACCAGCAGTCACCACGTCCAGAGCGGTCACAGTCACAGTCCCGACCCCTACAGGAACCCTACCTCGAACGGCAATTCG ATACCTCCTGTTGTGATAAACGATGGCTACGGGGCTGGCAGTAGCAATAAAGACGATTCGAAACCGCCATATTCTTATGCGCAGCTGATCGTCCAGGCGATAGCTAGTGCACCGGACAAACAGCTCACTTTGTCGGGGATCTATAGTTACATCACCAAGAACTATCCGTACTACAGGACGGCTGACAAAGGATGGCAGAACTCGATCAGGCATAATCTCAGCCTCAATAGATATTTCATTAAG GTGCCTCGGAGCCAAGAGGAGCCCGGCAAAGGAAGTTTTTGGCGCATAGACCCCCAGTCGGAGTCGAAGCTGATAGAGCAAGCCTTCCGGCGACGAAGACAGCGTGGTGTGCCATGTTTCCGAGCCCCGTTCGGTCTGAGTTCGAGGAGCGCTCCAGCTTCGCCCAGCCACATCAGCATGTCGGGCCTGATGACGCCCGAGTGCCTGTCCAGGGAGGGTTCACCTACGCCCGAACACATGCTGGAGGTGAGCCAGTCCGCCCCCGGCAGTCCCGGCAACCAAACGGTGGCGTACGCCGGATCGGGCAGCATGATCGGTCACCAGCAGATGTCAGCCCTCGTGGGGGCGACGAAGGCGAGACTGTTGCTGCCGCACAGGAACGACGAACAGTTGACCAACGCCAACGGTCAGGAGCATAGGGAAG aAAAGTACCATATAATGGGGGCTAGTGTAGTAGAGGAGCGGTCGCTGTCGCCGGCAACCTTTTCCCAACAGCCAGTCATCGTTCAAACTGCTAACTATTCGCCATACAG CGGAGGCAACAACTACAGCAGCAACGTCGGTTTAGACTTGAAGAGACACGTCGAGGAACAAAGCATGGGCAGCCCATCGAGTCCAGGCGATCAAGATAGTCTACAAGAACCCGACGTGAAGAGGTCACGTCACGAACAACCGCAATACGACACGGAATAG